The proteins below are encoded in one region of Fibrella aestuarina BUZ 2:
- a CDS encoding FecR family protein encodes MDYTNYNAEDLAADSAFRQWVMQPNPATDQFWIGLLQENPQLVAIVVRAIHLLQQLSRATDPGALSVADADQLEAIWQHLRSRIEQETTEPIPVGRIIRHTPSWQRWAVAAGVALVLSAGWWFTQTDTTAPIAGQLSPTASMDQASQHEAVNTTAHPVTITLSDGSSVQLQPGSRLRYAKSFAANRREVDLQGEAFFNVTKNPARPFLVFAGGTVTKVVGTSFHVQAYDQDKTVRVIVRTGRVSVFARRNFDRMDQAATSQVAGVVLTPNQRATFERTTEQLAKDLIEQPVPVSSVTQPLSFDDKPVSDVLAILEKQYGLDIVFDAQLLSQCPITTTLSANEGLYQRLDRICRAIGASYEVVDGQLIITSTGCTS; translated from the coding sequence ATGGACTATACCAACTATAATGCGGAAGACTTAGCGGCCGATTCTGCCTTCCGACAATGGGTCATGCAACCCAACCCGGCAACGGATCAGTTCTGGATAGGCCTACTCCAGGAAAACCCTCAGCTAGTTGCCATCGTAGTAAGGGCCATTCATTTGCTGCAACAGCTAAGCCGGGCCACCGATCCCGGGGCACTCTCTGTGGCCGACGCCGACCAGCTGGAGGCGATCTGGCAACACTTACGCAGCCGCATCGAGCAGGAAACCACGGAACCCATCCCCGTTGGGCGTATCATCCGGCATACACCATCCTGGCAGCGCTGGGCCGTGGCGGCGGGCGTGGCCCTGGTACTGAGCGCAGGCTGGTGGTTTACCCAAACCGACACAACCGCCCCCATCGCCGGCCAGTTGTCGCCAACGGCTTCTATGGACCAGGCCAGTCAGCACGAAGCGGTAAATACTACCGCTCACCCTGTAACCATCACGCTGAGCGACGGCAGTTCGGTACAACTCCAGCCCGGCAGCCGGTTGCGTTACGCCAAATCGTTTGCCGCCAACAGGCGCGAGGTTGACCTACAGGGCGAAGCCTTTTTTAACGTCACGAAGAATCCAGCCCGGCCTTTCCTCGTATTCGCCGGCGGCACCGTAACGAAAGTGGTCGGTACGAGCTTTCACGTACAGGCCTACGACCAGGATAAAACGGTTCGGGTGATTGTTCGAACGGGCCGGGTATCGGTGTTTGCCCGTCGCAATTTCGACCGGATGGATCAGGCCGCCACGTCGCAGGTAGCTGGGGTGGTGCTGACGCCCAACCAACGGGCCACGTTCGAGCGAACAACCGAACAACTGGCCAAAGACCTGATTGAGCAGCCAGTTCCCGTTTCTTCGGTTACTCAGCCGTTAAGTTTCGACGACAAGCCTGTCTCAGATGTACTGGCTATCCTGGAAAAGCAGTACGGGCTGGATATCGTGTTTGATGCGCAACTCCTGAGCCAGTGCCCGATCACAACAACCTTGTCAGCCAACGAAGGGCTTTATCAGCGTCTTGACCGCATATGCCGGGCGATTGGCGCCTCCTACGAAGTCGTAGACGGGCAACTGATCATCACCAGCACCGGCTGTACTTCCTAA